From a region of the Butyrivibrio sp. AE3004 genome:
- a CDS encoding RNA-binding domain-containing protein encodes MALPVSIHSLLSGREVEWARIEFKTTWDPAASLKTICAFANDLDNWGGGYIVLGVAEENGIPVRPLVGVPLDKVDEWQKSIFKKCKLISPDYMPIIAKEEYEDKTFIIIWCPGGYGRPYSSPKTMDKNNHEKISYIRKGSITAEPSPDEQKELYTLSNRTPYDDQVNHRAELSDLNFTLIKSYLREIDSDLYSLADSMDFTELCKNMHLISELPEYVKPRNVALMFFNSEPDKFFPYAQIDVVQFPEGEGGDKIIEQTFKGPLHEQLRAALRYIQNMIITEKVIKYPDRAEADRFFNYPYAAIEEALANAVYHKAYDEREPIEVRVTHDKIEIISHPGPDRSVTLQGLKEYKVYSRRYRNRRIGEFLKDLHLTEGRNTGFKKILKALSANGSPLPEFETDEAHDYFVTRLFIHEKFYDEGEDGGSTTPKLPPNNIHDSILNMMRMNPQITKKEIAANLGLTVDGTRYHIKKMTDSGMVKYIGTSRNGYWNIPPK; translated from the coding sequence TTGGCTTTACCTGTAAGTATACATAGCCTTCTCTCAGGTCGAGAGGTTGAATGGGCTCGAATAGAATTTAAAACAACATGGGATCCTGCCGCTTCCCTTAAGACAATCTGCGCTTTTGCCAACGATTTGGACAATTGGGGAGGCGGATATATTGTTTTAGGAGTCGCTGAAGAGAATGGTATTCCTGTAAGACCATTAGTTGGAGTTCCTTTGGATAAAGTTGATGAGTGGCAGAAGAGTATATTCAAAAAATGTAAGCTTATTAGCCCTGACTATATGCCAATAATCGCAAAAGAAGAATATGAAGATAAAACATTCATCATTATCTGGTGTCCGGGAGGATATGGCAGACCATATTCTTCCCCGAAGACTATGGACAAAAACAACCACGAAAAAATAAGCTATATACGAAAAGGTTCAATTACAGCGGAACCTTCACCCGACGAGCAGAAAGAATTATATACCTTATCTAACAGAACCCCTTACGATGATCAGGTTAATCATAGAGCAGAGTTGTCAGATCTTAATTTCACACTGATTAAATCCTATCTTCGTGAGATAGACAGTGATCTATATAGTCTGGCAGACAGCATGGATTTTACCGAATTATGCAAAAATATGCATCTCATCAGCGAATTACCGGAATATGTAAAGCCCAGAAATGTTGCTTTGATGTTTTTCAATTCTGAGCCTGACAAGTTCTTTCCATATGCTCAGATCGATGTTGTGCAGTTTCCTGAAGGCGAAGGCGGAGACAAAATCATTGAGCAGACCTTTAAAGGGCCATTGCATGAGCAATTACGTGCAGCTCTTCGATATATTCAAAATATGATAATTACAGAAAAAGTTATTAAGTATCCAGATCGTGCAGAAGCTGATCGTTTCTTCAATTATCCGTATGCAGCCATCGAAGAGGCTCTTGCAAATGCCGTATATCATAAAGCTTATGATGAACGTGAACCAATTGAAGTTCGTGTTACCCATGACAAGATTGAAATCATATCTCATCCAGGACCGGATAGATCGGTAACACTTCAAGGTTTAAAGGAATACAAAGTATACAGTAGACGATATCGTAATCGCCGTATTGGTGAATTTCTTAAGGATCTTCATCTAACTGAGGGTAGAAATACCGGATTCAAGAAGATATTAAAAGCACTTAGCGCAAATGGATCTCCATTACCTGAGTTCGAGACTGATGAAGCCCATGATTACTTTGTAACAAGACTCTTTATTCATGAGAAGTTTTATGATGAGGGTGAAGATGGGGGTAGTACTACCCCCAAACTACCCCCAAATAATATTCATGATTCAATCCTCAATATGATGCGTATGAATCCTCAAATTACCAAGAAGGAAATAGCAGCAAATCTTGGATTAACAGTTGATGGAACAAGATATCACATAAAGAAAATGACGGATTCTGGTATGGTTAAATATATTGGAACTAGCAGAAATGGATATTGGAATATTCCACCTAAATAA
- a CDS encoding RNA polymerase sigma factor translates to MDEIYQKYARMVYGYLRSVAQNDDLAEELTQETFCQAIKSINRFNGSCKLSTWLCAIAKNTYLSYLRKNPQHDYIDDLNIPVESAESTALQSIKKSELMKHIHNLPEPYREVAYLRGLGGLSFAEIGEVLGKTENWARVTF, encoded by the coding sequence ATGGATGAAATATACCAAAAGTATGCCCGCATGGTTTACGGATACCTGAGGTCGGTTGCACAGAACGATGACCTTGCGGAGGAACTGACACAGGAAACCTTTTGCCAGGCAATTAAAAGCATCAATCGATTTAATGGTAGCTGCAAATTATCCACATGGCTTTGCGCGATCGCAAAGAATACATATCTTAGCTACCTACGCAAAAATCCACAGCATGATTATATCGATGATCTTAACATTCCTGTGGAATCGGCTGAGAGTACGGCACTGCAGTCAATAAAAAAGTCAGAATTGATGAAACACATACATAATCTACCAGAGCCATATCGTGAAGTAGCTTACCTTCGTGGGCTAGGCGGTCTGTCCTTTGCTGAGATTGGAGAAGTACTTGGGAAAACAGAGAACTGGGCAAGAGTAACATTTTAA
- a CDS encoding DUF4367 domain-containing protein: MNTTFEEILSYTVREEMISILAPDIEKWTGSVHEKVLRRAEIKKLADIILNLPQKGQEILLGRYAFDLTPENVEIIYGISEADLRREFFERQLAYEMGLGAGERIAESSLYKACRMAMHSLTEDNSEQKKQKNIIWIFAKTAAAIFIVGLLSFGTAMGVNAEFRDAVSKWFIETFSEYSIFRLENDKTTNTILYEYTLGYIPDRFTYTGVEKYDEIITFTCEDAEGNYLSIDIEQPGENDYVDTENTTMELLDFNGAEARYYYKGNYSLLVTTIDGYALYITGPVTKEEIMKIAYGIQR; this comes from the coding sequence ATGAATACAACGTTTGAAGAAATACTTTCATATACTGTACGTGAAGAGATGATATCCATACTTGCACCGGATATCGAAAAATGGACAGGTTCTGTGCATGAAAAAGTTCTAAGAAGAGCAGAAATAAAAAAGCTTGCGGACATTATCCTGAACCTTCCACAAAAGGGGCAGGAGATACTTCTTGGAAGGTATGCCTTTGATCTGACTCCCGAAAATGTTGAAATAATCTACGGAATCTCTGAGGCGGATCTACGTAGGGAATTTTTTGAAAGGCAGCTTGCATATGAGATGGGGCTTGGAGCAGGAGAACGTATTGCGGAAAGCTCTCTATACAAAGCATGCAGAATGGCAATGCACAGTTTAACAGAAGATAATTCAGAGCAAAAAAAACAGAAGAATATCATCTGGATATTTGCAAAGACAGCAGCTGCAATATTTATTGTTGGGCTTTTGTCATTTGGAACAGCTATGGGTGTCAACGCAGAATTCAGAGATGCAGTTTCAAAGTGGTTTATAGAAACTTTTTCTGAGTACAGTATTTTCAGGCTTGAAAATGACAAAACTACAAATACGATTCTTTATGAGTATACCTTAGGTTATATTCCTGACAGGTTTACCTATACAGGAGTTGAAAAGTACGATGAAATTATTACATTTACCTGCGAAGACGCTGAAGGGAATTACCTTTCAATAGACATAGAACAGCCAGGTGAAAATGATTATGTTGATACGGAAAATACCACTATGGAGCTTTTGGATTTTAATGGAGCAGAGGCAAGGTACTATTATAAGGGAAACTATTCTCTGTTGGTTACAACTATTGACGGATATGCTCTGTATATCACCGGACCTGTTACTAAAGAAGAAATTATGAAAATTGCATATGGAATTCAACGATAA
- a CDS encoding helix-turn-helix domain-containing protein translates to MGDKENLFGERLKMLRSMQGNKSQKDFAAELGIPQPTLSSYESGKIKPTVDAIINIADKCGVSIDWLCGRDETFHLGSLGDVLSCFLELYETNEFSIKTSIHDRVDLESKDATEDEDRNWIELKIYHNEVFHNPEATLNQDLCSAIEKAYKLTNELRHFERSQESYEREKLYFIDNMRSVPITKIDHSDIPEEEQRKRMLELMKAEWEAMENGDK, encoded by the coding sequence ATGGGTGATAAAGAAAACTTATTTGGCGAACGTCTTAAGATGTTACGATCTATGCAGGGGAATAAATCTCAGAAGGATTTTGCTGCGGAACTAGGTATTCCCCAGCCCACATTGTCATCCTACGAAAGTGGCAAAATAAAACCGACTGTAGACGCTATCATCAATATTGCTGATAAGTGTGGAGTATCAATAGACTGGTTATGCGGTCGAGACGAAACATTCCACCTTGGAAGTCTAGGCGATGTTCTATCATGCTTCCTGGAGTTATATGAAACCAATGAGTTTTCCATAAAGACTTCTATACATGACCGTGTAGACCTGGAATCAAAAGATGCTACTGAGGATGAAGATCGCAACTGGATAGAATTGAAGATTTATCACAACGAAGTTTTCCATAATCCAGAGGCTACACTTAATCAGGATTTATGCTCAGCTATTGAAAAAGCATATAAGCTTACAAATGAGCTGCGTCACTTTGAACGTTCACAAGAAAGCTATGAGCGTGAGAAGCTATATTTTATTGATAATATGAGAAGTGTTCCTATTACCAAAATTGATCATTCTGATATACCGGAAGAAGAGCAGAGAAAGCGCATGCTGGAGCTTATGAAGGCAGAATGGGAAGCGATGGAGAATGGTGATAAATAA
- a CDS encoding DUF4825 domain-containing protein: MNKIPCEMIQDLFPSYIDGLTSERTNELIKDHLEKCPDCQNILESMNGDTEKEFFPGNNDTKAIQFLKKENRLRKRIIIGSTAAIILSILIVFIKIFIVGTDYEEGYYAIEKLDVEDSVLHIQVSTEDSINVISRIRFKEDDGVVTAVVREVPVSFINRPGKEFTYSLKNPENFRQVKIGGVVVWEDGSLISYRTGKLYETRHSYVGDASANGKTLCAMRDVCGMLGEFGKMQSQLETSNEPYGWILCLDKEIPPENEDLLTQKMEYTSYLLLGLIGNLDHVTFKYKVAGKNRTITFDASIATEFLGQDIKNCGNSAKVLDMLLKKTEM; this comes from the coding sequence ATGAATAAGATTCCATGTGAGATGATTCAGGATCTTTTTCCATCATATATAGATGGACTTACCAGTGAGAGAACCAATGAACTCATAAAAGACCATCTTGAGAAATGCCCGGATTGTCAAAATATATTGGAAAGCATGAACGGAGATACAGAAAAAGAGTTTTTTCCTGGCAATAACGATACAAAAGCAATTCAGTTTTTGAAAAAAGAAAATAGACTCAGAAAAAGAATAATCATTGGTAGCACAGCGGCTATCATTCTCAGTATTCTTATTGTATTTATCAAGATTTTCATTGTGGGAACGGATTATGAAGAGGGCTATTATGCAATTGAAAAGCTGGATGTGGAAGATAGTGTTTTGCATATACAAGTCAGTACCGAAGATAGCATAAATGTAATCTCAAGAATAAGATTTAAAGAAGATGATGGCGTTGTAACTGCGGTGGTGAGGGAAGTTCCGGTTAGCTTTATCAACCGTCCAGGAAAAGAATTTACATATTCGTTAAAGAATCCCGAGAATTTTAGGCAGGTAAAGATTGGTGGAGTCGTTGTGTGGGAAGATGGAAGCTTGATTTCATACCGTACAGGTAAGCTCTATGAAACCAGACACAGCTACGTCGGTGATGCATCTGCGAATGGAAAAACACTTTGTGCGATGAGGGATGTATGCGGAATGCTTGGAGAGTTTGGAAAGATGCAAAGCCAGCTTGAAACTAGCAATGAACCCTATGGTTGGATACTTTGCCTTGATAAAGAAATTCCCCCTGAAAACGAAGATCTTTTAACTCAAAAAATGGAATACACTTCGTATCTGCTTCTTGGACTTATAGGCAACCTTGATCATGTCACTTTTAAATATAAGGTTGCAGGTAAAAATCGCACAATAACTTTTGACGCATCAATAGCCACTGAATTTCTGGGCCAGGATATCAAGAACTGTGGAAATAGTGCAAAAGTTTTAGATATGTTACTTAAAAAGACTGAAATGTAG
- a CDS encoding metallophosphoesterase — protein MKKKMGIRSLNKRKAALLGILVIALIAWIIWGNTTVGTTYYSVESDRIPPSFNHFKIIVISDMHNALFGEDNESIINLVEKEKPDLIAITGDLVDSNRTNIEIAGKLVENLMKIAPCYYVTGNHEAWLGEEYKKLESILIEKEVTILNDEVVMLANGSDQIQIAGLNDPDFVDRVPYVQRGILQTKLSDMDLTNDYIVLLSHRPETFDAYVAKNIDLVLSGHAHGGQFRIPIIGGLIAPNQGFFPKYDAGMYCEKSTTMIVSRGIGNSIITLRLNNRPEIVCVELIGNS, from the coding sequence TTGAAAAAGAAAATGGGGATTAGATCATTGAACAAAAGAAAAGCAGCGTTATTAGGAATTCTTGTAATAGCACTGATAGCATGGATTATTTGGGGTAACACTACGGTAGGAACTACATATTACTCAGTTGAGAGCGATAGGATTCCGCCTTCATTTAACCATTTTAAAATAATTGTAATTTCGGATATGCATAATGCTCTGTTTGGTGAAGACAATGAGTCAATAATTAACTTGGTTGAAAAGGAGAAACCGGATTTGATAGCGATTACTGGAGATTTAGTTGACTCTAATAGAACTAATATAGAAATCGCTGGAAAACTTGTGGAAAATCTTATGAAAATTGCTCCCTGTTATTATGTGACAGGAAATCATGAGGCTTGGCTTGGAGAAGAATATAAAAAGTTGGAGAGTATTCTGATTGAAAAAGAGGTCACTATTCTCAATGATGAGGTTGTAATGCTTGCTAATGGCAGTGATCAAATTCAGATTGCAGGATTAAATGATCCTGATTTTGTAGATAGAGTTCCTTACGTTCAGAGAGGTATATTGCAAACTAAGTTATCAGATATGGACCTGACAAATGATTATATTGTTTTACTTTCACACAGACCGGAGACTTTTGATGCTTATGTAGCAAAGAATATTGATTTGGTTCTGAGTGGTCATGCCCATGGAGGACAGTTTCGAATTCCAATCATTGGAGGATTGATTGCTCCAAATCAAGGCTTTTTTCCCAAGTATGATGCTGGAATGTATTGTGAAAAAAGCACCACCATGATAGTTAGCAGGGGGATAGGAAACAGTATTATCACATTACGACTAAATAATAGACCTGAGATTGTTTGCGTAGAGTTGATAGGTAATTCATGA
- a CDS encoding RNA polymerase sigma factor has product MLFLVLSVLEDDQRRLVEKIYRDNHQLFLKIANRITGSERSAEEALSEALLKISLNIQRISELQRNELTAFCVTIVKNCAYDLLRKGSHLVPAPDESMQDVKSHEPTPEETVIQAEEKASIRKLLETLSLEEKELLEMRYTYEMQYSEIARRLSITEEAAKKRGQRVIQKLRKIYEDKSDEYNV; this is encoded by the coding sequence ATGCTTTTCCTGGTTCTATCTGTTCTTGAAGACGATCAGCGGAGATTAGTCGAAAAAATCTATAGGGATAATCATCAGCTTTTCCTGAAAATAGCCAATAGAATAACCGGTTCTGAAAGAAGTGCTGAAGAAGCTTTAAGCGAGGCGCTATTAAAGATTTCGCTGAATATACAGAGAATATCAGAATTACAGAGAAATGAGCTGACAGCATTCTGTGTGACCATAGTAAAAAACTGTGCCTATGACCTGCTTAGAAAAGGAAGTCACTTGGTACCAGCGCCTGATGAAAGTATGCAGGATGTAAAATCTCATGAGCCTACACCGGAGGAAACAGTGATACAGGCTGAAGAAAAGGCTTCTATAAGGAAACTGCTTGAGACATTGTCCCTTGAAGAAAAGGAACTGCTGGAAATGCGCTATACATATGAAATGCAGTACTCTGAAATTGCCAGAAGATTATCTATTACGGAAGAAGCAGCAAAGAAACGAGGACAACGAGTAATCCAGAAACTGAGAAAGATATATGAGGATAAATCAGATGAATACAACGTTTGA
- a CDS encoding helix-turn-helix domain-containing protein, which yields MEYTNLLAEYDDVLSINDVKNILKIGRNKVYDYLRDGTIKSMMIAGKYRIPKLYLLEFMYPDRKFVKEAS from the coding sequence ATGGAATACACGAATTTGTTAGCAGAGTATGACGATGTATTAAGCATCAATGATGTCAAAAACATTCTTAAGATAGGCCGTAACAAGGTGTACGACTATCTGAGGGACGGAACTATTAAATCCATGATGATAGCGGGAAAATACAGAATTCCAAAGCTTTACCTCTTGGAATTTATGTACCCCGATAGGAAATTTGTTAAGGAGGCAAGTTAA
- a CDS encoding tyrosine-type recombinase/integrase, whose amino-acid sequence MARPKKNGKRATGIQGKNGYLYIITHQYFVKDGVKKSEKKWISTGLKDTPDNIKKASEMRQNLLSKRATIAVDRNVSLKEYSDCFLEKKKREVSDTTLSSYFYRVNRITKYFGDTKIKDVNVLMVENFLDNMFETDHAQPRTVKDTKVLFGSIMDQAVKDGIIPCNPVKEVEINKNLAVKYTKEQSTDDKFFSYEEAQLFLNNIKDHELYELFYVALFFGMRREEMLGLRWSAIDFKAKTMNINHTVTRGTKVNRVNATKTASSAREYPLTDEQVEMFKRLKEKENKNRILCGNGYHESDYIFKHVDGSLFYPDYPTKLFGKLIKKMPELPQNITFHGLRSSCVSILVHQGMDVKSIQKWVGHKDIDTTLRIYAKVKDKEAKREISQAMTGIIPLKDYSNQ is encoded by the coding sequence ATGGCAAGACCGAAGAAAAACGGAAAAAGAGCAACCGGCATTCAGGGGAAAAATGGTTATCTTTATATAATTACTCATCAGTATTTTGTGAAGGATGGAGTCAAGAAAAGTGAGAAAAAGTGGATTTCTACAGGTTTGAAGGATACGCCGGATAACATTAAGAAGGCCTCGGAAATGAGACAAAATCTTCTTAGTAAAAGGGCCACGATTGCTGTTGACAGAAATGTATCGCTAAAAGAATATTCAGATTGTTTTCTAGAGAAAAAGAAGAGAGAGGTTTCAGATACAACCCTTTCTTCTTATTTTTATAGAGTTAACAGGATAACGAAGTATTTTGGTGATACTAAAATCAAAGATGTAAATGTGCTTATGGTCGAGAACTTCCTGGACAATATGTTTGAAACAGATCATGCACAACCACGAACAGTTAAGGATACAAAAGTGTTATTTGGGAGTATTATGGATCAGGCTGTAAAGGATGGAATTATCCCGTGCAATCCAGTCAAAGAGGTAGAGATCAACAAGAATCTCGCAGTCAAATACACCAAGGAACAAAGTACTGACGACAAATTCTTTTCTTACGAGGAAGCGCAGCTCTTTCTGAACAACATAAAGGATCATGAATTATATGAACTATTCTATGTGGCCTTATTCTTTGGAATGAGAAGAGAAGAAATGCTTGGGCTAAGGTGGTCTGCTATAGACTTCAAGGCTAAAACCATGAACATTAATCACACAGTAACCCGAGGAACGAAAGTGAATCGTGTTAATGCTACCAAGACAGCTTCAAGTGCCAGAGAATATCCTCTGACAGATGAGCAGGTGGAAATGTTCAAAAGGCTTAAGGAGAAGGAAAATAAAAACAGAATACTATGCGGTAACGGATACCACGAAAGCGACTACATCTTCAAACATGTTGATGGGTCGCTTTTTTATCCGGATTATCCTACAAAACTGTTTGGCAAACTTATTAAGAAGATGCCGGAGCTACCACAGAATATTACCTTTCATGGTCTTAGGAGTTCCTGTGTTTCCATCCTTGTTCACCAGGGTATGGATGTTAAGAGTATTCAGAAATGGGTTGGCCATAAAGACATTGATACAACATTAAGGATTTACGCAAAGGTTAAAGACAAAGAAGCTAAGCGAGAGATCTCGCAGGCTATGACTGGAATTATTCCTCTTAAGGATTATTCCAACCAGTAA